The following coding sequences are from one Salinicoccus sp. Bachu38 window:
- a CDS encoding MFS transporter, translated as MRELFHIQNYRLFLLNMTLLGMAVSLTAPFLVIFMTETHGMPTATYGLFMATVAVGSFMMNTFIGRKSDRLAFDRKYLIIGALVMMVIAFSSYLIIGNVWLLALSYIIFASLGAPAMPQLYASARESINAYRSSIAVLANTVLRSMFSFGFLFGPLIGSVLIGIYGFNGLFTGTVIMFIVVLGLSFLIRPAEKKVVPQSAVDIKSYEEKIAPNLLRTPALLLPFIAFTMLHVGQWMYLLNMPLYVTNHLGEGERGVGILSSLCAGLEVPFMIFMGMIAGRISSKSLLILGAFLGSLYFMSIGIFNDFTAMVIGQLPLAIFLAVLLGLGISYFQDLLPDFPGYASTLFANAMIIGQLLGNLLGGMASDVVGLEYSFFVSGAFVFAAFVLFFFTRSEIRKGEI; from the coding sequence ATGCGCGAACTTTTTCACATCCAGAACTACCGCCTCTTCCTGCTTAACATGACACTTTTGGGCATGGCTGTATCGCTCACTGCCCCCTTCCTCGTCATCTTCATGACGGAGACGCATGGAATGCCGACCGCCACATACGGCCTGTTCATGGCAACGGTTGCCGTCGGCAGTTTCATGATGAACACTTTCATCGGAAGGAAAAGCGACCGTCTGGCCTTTGACCGCAAGTATCTCATCATCGGTGCCCTGGTGATGATGGTCATCGCCTTTTCAAGCTACCTCATAATCGGCAATGTCTGGCTTCTGGCCCTGTCCTATATCATATTCGCATCACTCGGTGCGCCCGCAATGCCACAGCTCTATGCTTCAGCACGGGAATCGATCAACGCCTACAGGTCGAGTATCGCAGTGCTTGCGAACACGGTGCTAAGGTCCATGTTCTCTTTCGGTTTCCTATTCGGTCCGCTGATCGGTTCCGTGCTGATCGGCATCTATGGTTTCAACGGTCTGTTTACGGGTACTGTCATCATGTTCATCGTTGTACTCGGCCTGTCTTTCCTGATCCGTCCCGCGGAGAAGAAGGTCGTGCCGCAAAGTGCCGTAGATATAAAGAGCTATGAAGAGAAGATTGCGCCCAACCTGCTCAGAACACCTGCCCTGCTGCTGCCATTCATAGCGTTTACGATGCTGCATGTGGGACAATGGATGTATCTCCTCAACATGCCTCTCTATGTCACGAACCACCTTGGAGAAGGGGAAAGGGGTGTGGGGATACTGTCCAGCCTGTGTGCCGGACTTGAGGTGCCTTTCATGATTTTCATGGGGATGATTGCAGGCAGGATCAGTTCCAAATCCCTTCTGATACTCGGCGCTTTTCTCGGCAGTCTCTATTTCATGTCGATTGGCATATTCAATGATTTCACAGCGATGGTGATCGGCCAGCTGCCGCTGGCGATATTCCTCGCCGTACTGCTTGGTCTCGGCATCAGCTATTTCCAGGATCTTCTTCCGGACTTCCCGGGATATGCCTCCACTCTTTTCGCCAACGCCATGATCATAGGCCAGCTGTTGGGCAACCTGCTTGGCGGAATGGCCAGTGATGTTGTAGGATTGGAGTATTCATTCTTCGTATCGGGAGCGTTCGTATTTGCAGCGTTCGTATTGTTCTTCTTTACTAGAAGTGAAATAAGGAAAGGGGAAATATAA
- a CDS encoding DUF456 domain-containing protein produces the protein MEIIWWLIVIASFVIGFLGLIFPVVPSVLMFWLGFLVYHFAVNSETLSWMFWIIVFVLTVLVLFSDFIANSYFVKKYGGTKRGEYAAIVGVVIGMFLYPPFGIIFVPFVLVLIVEALNSKDFNQALKASVGSLLAFLSSAVFNAVVYVLMVAWFLLDALVF, from the coding sequence ATGGAAATCATATGGTGGCTCATTGTCATCGCTTCCTTCGTCATCGGGTTTTTGGGTCTGATCTTTCCGGTCGTTCCGTCCGTATTGATGTTCTGGCTCGGTTTTCTCGTCTACCATTTTGCAGTCAACAGCGAGACCCTGTCATGGATGTTCTGGATCATCGTCTTCGTACTGACGGTCCTGGTCCTTTTCAGCGACTTTATCGCAAACAGCTATTTCGTCAAAAAATATGGTGGCACCAAGCGCGGGGAATACGCCGCAATCGTCGGTGTGGTCATCGGGATGTTCCTGTACCCGCCGTTCGGCATCATCTTCGTTCCGTTCGTGCTGGTACTGATTGTAGAAGCGCTCAATTCAAAGGACTTCAACCAGGCACTGAAGGCATCTGTCGGTTCGCTGCTCGCCTTCCTATCAAGTGCTGTATTCAATGCAGTCGTCTATGTATTGATGGTGGCGTGGTTCCTGCTCGATGCACTCGTGTTCTAG
- a CDS encoding ABC transporter ATP-binding protein, producing the protein MTENPLLKVENLKQYFPIKGGLLGRTVNNVKAVDDISFTIGRGETVSVVGESGCGKSTTGRAILRLDEPTEGKIEFDGKNVLGKNASEMRSMRSEMQIIFQDPYASLNPRKTVRQTLNEAMEIHNIVPKKERNDRIIELMETVGLQKHQIDRFPHEFSGGQRQRIGIARALSVNPKLIICDEAVSALDVSIQAQVLNLLKRLQREMGLTYLFIAHDLGVVRHISDRIIVMYLGKIVEIGDTKSIFENPQHPYTKALLSAIPVPDPKKKSERIFLRGDVPSPIDPPTGCRFHTRCPFATDKCRDVVPELEEKDEIYKGKHSVACHYALDIQQGKHKPKYNMTDVRKSLDEEGTDNQSTEKEVEKAQK; encoded by the coding sequence ATGACAGAGAATCCACTACTTAAAGTAGAAAACCTTAAACAATATTTCCCGATCAAAGGTGGACTTTTGGGACGCACAGTAAATAATGTCAAAGCAGTTGATGACATCTCCTTCACAATCGGCAGGGGAGAAACGGTCTCCGTAGTTGGTGAATCCGGCTGTGGCAAGTCCACTACAGGACGGGCCATCCTGAGGCTTGATGAACCGACCGAAGGTAAAATCGAGTTCGATGGCAAGAATGTGCTCGGCAAGAATGCTTCTGAGATGCGCAGTATGAGAAGCGAAATGCAGATCATCTTCCAGGATCCATACGCCTCCCTGAACCCACGCAAGACTGTCCGTCAGACGCTTAACGAAGCCATGGAAATCCATAACATCGTTCCCAAGAAGGAGCGCAACGACCGCATCATTGAACTTATGGAGACGGTCGGGCTTCAAAAGCACCAGATCGACCGCTTTCCCCACGAGTTCTCCGGTGGCCAGAGGCAGCGTATCGGCATTGCCCGTGCATTGTCGGTCAACCCAAAACTCATCATCTGTGATGAAGCGGTCAGTGCCCTTGATGTATCCATCCAGGCACAGGTATTGAACCTGCTCAAACGGCTTCAGCGTGAAATGGGACTGACATACCTCTTCATCGCCCATGACCTCGGTGTCGTGCGTCACATATCAGACCGCATCATCGTCATGTACCTGGGCAAGATCGTCGAGATCGGTGATACGAAGAGCATCTTCGAAAACCCGCAGCACCCTTATACGAAAGCGCTGCTTTCTGCGATACCGGTGCCGGATCCGAAGAAGAAATCGGAGCGGATCTTCCTGCGTGGAGACGTCCCATCCCCGATCGATCCACCGACAGGCTGCCGTTTCCACACAAGGTGTCCTTTCGCCACGGATAAATGCCGTGACGTGGTGCCGGAACTGGAAGAGAAGGATGAAATCTACAAAGGCAAGCACAGTGTGGCCTGCCACTACGCACTGGATATCCAGCAGGGCAAGCACAAGCCAAAGTACAATATGACGGACGTGCGCAAAAGCCTGGACGAAGAAGGTACGGATAACCAGAGTACGGAAAAAGAAGTGGAAAAAGCACAGAAATAA